The following coding sequences lie in one Peribacillus frigoritolerans genomic window:
- the sigG gene encoding RNA polymerase sporulation sigma factor SigG, which produces MSRNKVEICGVDTSKLPVLKNEEMRKLFKELQDGDISAREKLVNGNLRLVLSVIQRFNNRGEYVDDLFQVGCIGLMKSIDNFDLGQNVKFSTYAVPMIIGEIRRYLRDNNPIRVSRSLRDIAYKALQVKEKLISQTLREPTAEEIAKVLEVPHEEIVFALDAIQDPVSLFEPIYNDGGDPIYVLDQLSDEKNKDSTWIDEIAINEGMRRLNDREKMILRKRFFQGKTQMEVAEEIGISQAQVSRLEKAAIKQMNKNIQQ; this is translated from the coding sequence TTGTCTCGTAATAAGGTTGAAATCTGCGGTGTGGATACATCAAAATTACCGGTTTTAAAGAATGAAGAAATGAGAAAACTCTTTAAAGAACTGCAAGATGGCGATATTTCAGCAAGAGAAAAACTGGTAAACGGGAATCTTCGACTCGTTCTAAGCGTCATTCAACGCTTCAACAATCGGGGAGAGTATGTAGATGATCTATTTCAGGTAGGCTGTATAGGGTTGATGAAGTCGATAGATAACTTTGACCTAGGTCAAAATGTTAAGTTTTCAACGTATGCTGTACCGATGATTATTGGAGAAATAAGAAGATATCTTCGTGACAATAATCCAATTCGGGTATCCCGTTCTTTAAGAGACATCGCTTACAAAGCTTTGCAGGTAAAAGAGAAGCTCATAAGCCAGACCCTTCGTGAGCCGACAGCTGAAGAAATCGCCAAGGTGTTGGAAGTACCTCATGAAGAAATTGTTTTTGCACTAGATGCTATACAAGATCCAGTTTCACTTTTTGAACCGATTTATAATGATGGCGGGGATCCGATTTATGTACTCGACCAACTGAGTGATGAAAAAAATAAAGATAGTACCTGGATTGATGAGATAGCTATAAATGAAGGTATGAGACGGTTGAATGACCGGGAAAAAATGATCCTTCGTAAACGGTTTTTCCAAGGGAAGACGCAAATGGAGGTAGCCGAGGAAATCGGCATTTCACAAGCACAGGTCTCCCGATTGGAAAAAGCGGCAATCAAGCAAATGAATAAAAATATCCAACAGTAG
- the sigE gene encoding RNA polymerase sporulation sigma factor SigE: MKKFILRLTYFWYKLLFKLGLKTDEIFYIGGSEALPPPLSKEEEAILINKLPNGDEAARSILIERNLRLVVYIARKFENTGINIEDLISIGTIGLIKAVNTFNPEKKIKLATYASRCIENEILMYLRRNNKIRSEVSFDEPLNIDWDGNELLLSDVLGTDDDIITKDLEANVDRKLLTKALTQLSEREKQIMELRFGLAGGEEKTQKDVADMLGISQSYISRLEKRIIKRLRKEFNKMV; this comes from the coding sequence TTGAAGAAATTCATTCTTCGGCTCACTTATTTTTGGTACAAACTATTGTTCAAGCTCGGATTGAAAACGGACGAAATATTTTATATAGGAGGGAGTGAGGCACTGCCGCCTCCCCTTTCAAAGGAAGAAGAAGCTATACTGATCAATAAATTACCCAATGGCGATGAAGCTGCACGCTCGATCTTGATTGAACGTAATTTAAGGCTGGTGGTTTATATTGCCAGGAAATTTGAAAATACCGGCATCAATATTGAAGATTTAATCAGCATTGGTACCATAGGTTTAATCAAAGCTGTGAATACATTCAATCCTGAGAAGAAAATAAAACTGGCTACATATGCTTCAAGATGCATCGAGAATGAAATATTAATGTATTTACGCAGAAATAACAAAATCCGTTCTGAAGTTTCTTTTGATGAACCTCTGAATATTGATTGGGATGGAAACGAACTTCTGTTATCCGATGTACTTGGAACGGACGATGACATTATCACGAAAGATCTTGAAGCAAACGTTGACCGTAAGCTGCTGACAAAAGCACTTACACAGTTATCTGAACGTGAAAAACAGATAATGGAACTCCGTTTTGGACTTGCAGGCGGAGAAGAAAAAACCCAAAAGGATGTTGCCGACATGCTGGGGATTTCCCAATCTTACATTTCTCGTTTGGAAAAAAGGATTATTAAGAGGCTTCGTAAAGAATTTAATAAAATGGTGTAA
- a CDS encoding YlmC/YmxH family sporulation protein encodes MTRISEFQIKDIVNIADGKKLGNMSDLEINTATGKIEAIVVSNGTRLMGFFGKEQDIVIPWRKIKKIGADVILVEHQTVFQAELKDERF; translated from the coding sequence GTGACCAGGATTTCCGAATTTCAAATTAAGGATATCGTCAATATAGCGGATGGCAAGAAATTAGGTAATATGTCAGATCTTGAAATCAATACGGCCACGGGGAAAATAGAGGCCATTGTCGTTTCGAATGGAACCAGATTAATGGGTTTTTTTGGCAAGGAGCAGGATATTGTGATTCCGTGGCGCAAAATAAAAAAAATCGGTGCAGATGTCATACTTGTTGAACATCAGACGGTATTTCAAGCAGAACTGAAAGATGAACGGTTTTAA
- the spoIIGA gene encoding sigma-E processing peptidase SpoIIGA produces MTLYLDVIWLLNWLFDCLLLYWTAIILKRRVALWRVCIGGLIGSFIIVLAFTPFYAIADRVYMKILVSLVMVLATFGFNRLKLFMKSVATLYFVTFLSGGILLGLHYLFEFQIVSKDPGQYAGINRFGDPVSWIFIMIGFPLAWQFSKRTLEGMEMTKLTHEQMVSVSVKISDFEGKFHGLVDSGNQLYDPITRSPVMIIALSGGETGIPDDMLELFKNPDNLISQEEQPEYSWTGRMRVIPYKVVGHEHQLLTAIKPDYIKIVQGEKEFHVKQGLVSFTFQQLSPDNSYQSIVHPKMLTGIPVQNAS; encoded by the coding sequence TTGACTTTATATTTAGATGTGATCTGGTTGTTGAATTGGTTATTTGACTGCCTCCTTTTATATTGGACCGCAATCATTCTCAAACGAAGGGTAGCTCTTTGGCGGGTATGCATCGGCGGGCTGATTGGTTCCTTCATTATCGTATTGGCATTCACTCCTTTTTATGCAATTGCCGACCGAGTGTACATGAAGATTTTAGTATCCCTGGTCATGGTGCTGGCAACCTTTGGGTTCAATAGGTTAAAACTTTTCATGAAATCGGTGGCCACTTTATATTTCGTGACGTTTTTATCGGGAGGTATCCTTCTAGGACTACATTACCTATTTGAATTCCAAATCGTGTCCAAGGACCCTGGTCAATATGCAGGAATCAACCGTTTTGGGGACCCTGTCAGCTGGATATTCATAATGATCGGGTTCCCGCTCGCATGGCAATTTTCCAAGCGAACACTTGAAGGAATGGAGATGACAAAACTTACACATGAACAAATGGTTTCGGTCTCGGTTAAAATTTCTGACTTCGAAGGGAAATTTCATGGATTGGTGGATAGCGGCAATCAACTATATGACCCCATTACACGTTCCCCAGTAATGATCATCGCACTTTCTGGCGGGGAAACAGGAATTCCGGACGATATGCTGGAGCTTTTTAAAAACCCTGATAACCTGATTAGTCAGGAAGAGCAGCCCGAATATTCATGGACAGGAAGAATGCGTGTAATCCCTTATAAAGTTGTGGGTCATGAACATCAGCTGTTAACCGCAATCAAACCGGATTACATCAAAATCGTTCAAGGAGAAAAAGAATTTCACGTCAAGCAGGGTCTCGTTTCGTTTACCTTTCAGCAACTCTCTCCCGACAATAGCTATCAATCTATCGTTCACCCGAAAATGTTAACCGGGATACCGGTGCAAAATGCCTCCTGA